Proteins from a single region of Elusimicrobia bacterium HGW-Elusimicrobia-1:
- a CDS encoding methionyl-tRNA formyltransferase: MKIAFFGTSDVAARFFAHLMSSSDVNVAVVVTVPDRPAGRGMKMSPPAVKEAAAAAGGIKIFQPESASSAELAAGLRGISPDLGVVVSYGKLIPREVIDIPRLGCVNVHFSLLPRYRGAAPIQWALINGDTETGASVFMLEEKLDTGPIVSQRKTPISVDDDFFTLRDKLITDGKAALGEAIRFLASGAASTRPQTGEPSLAPALKKEAARIKWSASAASLGNLIRGTLQWPVARCLLPDGRTLKILKAQTVETCDGSGGKCPVRVSPGMVTGLAGGEGFIVACGGSFLKILEVRPENSRSMSAWDFTLGRGVRQGDILG; the protein is encoded by the coding sequence ATGAAAATTGCCTTCTTCGGCACATCCGACGTAGCCGCGCGATTCTTCGCGCATCTTATGTCGTCGTCCGACGTCAATGTGGCGGTCGTTGTCACGGTGCCGGACCGTCCCGCCGGACGCGGAATGAAAATGTCGCCGCCGGCGGTCAAAGAAGCGGCCGCCGCCGCGGGCGGAATAAAGATATTTCAGCCGGAATCCGCGTCGTCGGCGGAATTGGCGGCGGGACTGCGGGGGATATCGCCGGATTTGGGAGTGGTCGTATCGTACGGCAAACTTATTCCGCGCGAAGTAATCGACATCCCCCGTCTCGGTTGCGTCAACGTTCACTTTTCGCTCCTGCCGCGATATCGCGGCGCCGCCCCCATACAGTGGGCGCTCATCAACGGCGACACGGAAACCGGCGCAAGCGTTTTTATGCTGGAAGAAAAACTCGACACCGGCCCCATAGTGTCTCAGAGAAAAACTCCCATTTCCGTCGACGATGATTTTTTTACCCTTCGCGACAAACTCATAACCGACGGCAAAGCCGCGCTCGGCGAAGCGATTCGTTTTTTGGCTTCCGGCGCCGCGTCGACGCGCCCTCAGACGGGCGAGCCGTCTCTCGCGCCCGCTCTTAAAAAAGAAGCCGCCCGGATAAAATGGTCCGCCTCCGCCGCCTCGCTCGGGAATCTCATTCGCGGAACGCTTCAGTGGCCCGTCGCGCGCTGTCTGCTGCCCGACGGCAGGACGTTAAAAATCCTTAAAGCCCAAACCGTAGAAACCTGCGACGGCTCCGGCGGCAAATGTCCCGTCCGCGTTTCGCCCGGAATGGTTACCGGGCTGGCCGGGGGGGAGGGCTTCATAGTCGCCTGCGGCGGGAGTTTTTTGAAAATTCTTGAAGTCCGTCCCGAAAATTCCCGCAGTATGAGCGCGTGGGATTTTACTCTGGGACGCGGTGTCAGACAGGGGGACATTCTGGGATGA
- a CDS encoding CopG family transcriptional regulator, which yields MSKTVTIRLSDEEYKKITSCADSDHRPISNFITATVLKEIEASNYADPVEMAQIRGDKKLLEKLKTGHGDARAMRGKLVG from the coding sequence GTGTCAAAAACAGTCACCATACGATTATCAGACGAAGAGTATAAAAAAATTACTTCCTGCGCCGATTCCGACCACAGACCCATTTCGAACTTCATCACCGCCACCGTCTTGAAAGAGATAGAAGCATCGAATTACGCCGACCCTGTGGAAATGGCCCAGATTCGAGGCGACAAAAAACTTCTTGAAAAACTGAAGACCGGTCACGGAGACGCCAGGGCGATGAGGGGGAAGCTTGTCGGCTGA